One genomic window of Punica granatum isolate Tunisia-2019 chromosome 1, ASM765513v2, whole genome shotgun sequence includes the following:
- the LOC116192564 gene encoding U-box domain-containing protein 33-like isoform X2 yields the protein MESRDSSPPRLVNERVYVAVGSDVEESRLTLQWALENFGADFGIIHVRSPSPDTPRSRYPLTEGGDICAMEDVLAEYIRICQHAAVTFLVLPQEKVSAEARWIEMSDIGKGIVELIEQHAVEKLVMGGAADEHYTEGMTGLKSSKAKFVDQHAHPSCNIWFICNGHRIYFREGDLSTIDMDITSSRQPARSGTVQSYPRSLVASAHSVSSSSEIEDDLCLIRYKRGEGSSHPSTSNPICSYEEDRQPALLLEGNGNGDLYEQLERAMMEVVNAKREAFEELLRRQKAEKNAIEASRRATVLEKLYCDDLRQKKELQEALAKEKESFETFKNQQTEERSASSNCRTILEGQIATTNHMMQELQDKIASTEELLEVCKKEREELQVCLENALKVNEELLTSQHREAPTSHRQQGLMEFSFSEIQEATDNFDPSLKLEEGDYGSIYRGVLRHTPVTIKMLHPDSSQGPSRYHPEDEVVSKLRHPNLVALVGVCPDAWALIYEHLPNGSLEDRLHSENNSAPLSWQNRLRISTEICSALIFLHSCYPDRIVHGDLKPKNILLDANLVSKLKDLRIQDQNPSRTSSENVNNSSGEFSVESDVYSYGIILLQLLTGRSDPDLAAELHNALNEGNINDMLDQTAGDWPFLETTQLAHLALSCCEMDRDNRPDLKSEVWTVLESIRACCEIPATSPSHSDPNETTEPPSYLICPIYKEIMEDPHVAADGFTYEESAISGWINGGHDTSPMTNLQLPNGHLIPNRTLRTAIQEWLQNHQ from the exons ATGGAGTCGAGAGATTCGTCGCCGCCCAGGTTAGTCAACGAGAGAGTGTACGTCGCCGTGGGGAGCGACGTCGAGGAGAGCAGGCTGACCCTCCAGTGGGCGTTGGAGAACTTCGGAGCCGATTTCGGCATCATCCATGTCCGCTCCCCTTCCCCGGACACTCCTCGCT CGAGGTATCCTCTTACAGAGGGCGGTGACATTTGTGCCATGGAGGACGTCCTGGCTGAATATATTCGCATTTGTCAACATGCAGCGGTGACTTTTCTGGTTTTGCCGCAAGAAAAG GTGTCTGCGGAGGCACGATGGATTGAGATGAGTGACATTGGAAAAGGGATCGTGGAACTCATTGAGCAGCACGCTGTTGAAAAGCTTGTAATGGGAGGTGCAGCAGATGAGCACTACACTGA GGGAATGACGGGACTTAAATCTTCAAAAGCCAAGTTTGTAGACCAACACGCTCATCCTTCCTGTAATATTTGGTTTATCTGCAATGGACACCGAATTTACTTTAG GGAGGGTGATCTTAGCACCATAGATATGGATATCACATCGTCCAGGCAGCCAGCAAGATCTGGAACAGTACAGTCATACCCAAGGAGTCTGGTAGCTTCAGCTCATTCGGTGTCCTCCTCTAGTGAAATAGAAGATGATCTATGTTTGATTCGGTATAAGAGAGGTGAGGGAAGTTCACATCCATCAACCTCAAATCCAATATGTTCATATGAGGAGGATCGCCAGCCTGCTCTGCTTCTG GAAGGAAATGGTAATGGTGATCTCTATGAACAACTCGAAAGAGCAATGATGGAGGTTGTAAATGCAAAACGAGAGGCGTTTGAAGAGTTACTTCGTCGACAAAAAGCTGAAAAGAATGCCATTGAAGCTAGTCGCAGA GCTACAGTGCTTGAGAAATTATATTGTGATGATCTGCGACAAAAGAAGGAACTCCAGGAAGCATtagcaaaagaaaaggagagttTTGAAACTTTCAAGAATCAACAAACAGAAGAGCGCTCTGCTTCCAGCAATTGTAGAACGATATTAGAGGGTCAAATTGCAACTACCAATCATATGATGCAAGAGTTGCAAGACAAGATTGCCTCTACTGAGGAGCTGTTGGAGGTATGCAAGAAAGAGCGGGAAGAGTTGCAGGTGTGCCTTGAGAATGCACTCAAAGTAAATGAGGAGCTGTTGACCAGTCAACACAGAGAAGCCCCAACATCTCACAGACAACAAGGTCTCATGGAGTTCTCTTTCTCGGAAATTCAGGAAGCGACTGATAATTTTGATCCATCCTTGAAGCTCGAGGAGGGGGACTATGGCAGCATTTATAGGGGTGTCCTTCGCCACACTCCAGTGACAATAAAGATGCTGCACCCTGATAGTTCCCAGGGACCATCACGGTATCATCCGGAG GATGAAGTTGTGAGTAAGTTGAGGCACCCAAACTTGGTTGCGCTTGTTGGAGTCTGTCCTGATGCTTGGGCTCTCATCTATGAGCATCTACCAAATGGTAGCCTCGAAGACCGACTTCACAGTGAAAACAACTCTGCACCTCTATCATGGCAAAACCGTTTACGTATCTCTACTGAGATATGTTCAGCACTCATTTTCCTCCACTCCTGCTACCCTGATAGGATAGTACATGGTGATTTGAAACCCAAAAATATTCTTCTTGATGCTAACTTAGTCAGCAAGCTGAAGGACCTCCGCATTCAAGACCAAAATCCAAGCCGCACATCCTCAGAGAATGTAAACAACTCATCAGGGGAATTTTCTGTTGAGTCAGATGTTTACTCATATGGAATCATTCTCTTACAACTACTGACTGGGAGATCAGACCCAGACTTAGCAGCAGAGCTACATAATGCTCTTAATGAAGGGAATATAAATGACATGTTGGACCAAACAGCAGGCGACTGGCCTTTTCTGGAAACCACTCAATTGGCTCACTTGGCGTTGAGTTGTTGTGAGATGGATCGTGACAACCGACCAGACCTCAAGTCAGAGGTTTGGACTGTATTGGAATCAATAAGAGCCTGTTGTGAAATCCCTGCCACCTCTCCTAGTCATAGTGATCCCAATGAAACTACCGAACCCCCATCGTATCTTATTTGCCCCATCTATAAG GAAATTATGGAAGATCCTCATGTGGCGGCAGATGGTTTTACTTATGAAGAATCCGCAATTAGTGGATGGATAAACGGTGGGCACGATACTTCGCCCATGACAAACCTTCAGCTTCCGAATGGCCACCTCATCCCGAATCGGACTCTCCGAACAGCCATTCAAGAATGGTTGCAAAACCATcaatga
- the LOC116192564 gene encoding U-box domain-containing protein 33-like isoform X1 has translation MESRDSSPPRLVNERVYVAVGSDVEESRLTLQWALENFGADFGIIHVRSPSPDTPRSSDLYGDAARYPLTEGGDICAMEDVLAEYIRICQHAAVTFLVLPQEKVSAEARWIEMSDIGKGIVELIEQHAVEKLVMGGAADEHYTEGMTGLKSSKAKFVDQHAHPSCNIWFICNGHRIYFREGDLSTIDMDITSSRQPARSGTVQSYPRSLVASAHSVSSSSEIEDDLCLIRYKRGEGSSHPSTSNPICSYEEDRQPALLLEGNGNGDLYEQLERAMMEVVNAKREAFEELLRRQKAEKNAIEASRRATVLEKLYCDDLRQKKELQEALAKEKESFETFKNQQTEERSASSNCRTILEGQIATTNHMMQELQDKIASTEELLEVCKKEREELQVCLENALKVNEELLTSQHREAPTSHRQQGLMEFSFSEIQEATDNFDPSLKLEEGDYGSIYRGVLRHTPVTIKMLHPDSSQGPSRYHPEDEVVSKLRHPNLVALVGVCPDAWALIYEHLPNGSLEDRLHSENNSAPLSWQNRLRISTEICSALIFLHSCYPDRIVHGDLKPKNILLDANLVSKLKDLRIQDQNPSRTSSENVNNSSGEFSVESDVYSYGIILLQLLTGRSDPDLAAELHNALNEGNINDMLDQTAGDWPFLETTQLAHLALSCCEMDRDNRPDLKSEVWTVLESIRACCEIPATSPSHSDPNETTEPPSYLICPIYKEIMEDPHVAADGFTYEESAISGWINGGHDTSPMTNLQLPNGHLIPNRTLRTAIQEWLQNHQ, from the exons ATGGAGTCGAGAGATTCGTCGCCGCCCAGGTTAGTCAACGAGAGAGTGTACGTCGCCGTGGGGAGCGACGTCGAGGAGAGCAGGCTGACCCTCCAGTGGGCGTTGGAGAACTTCGGAGCCGATTTCGGCATCATCCATGTCCGCTCCCCTTCCCCGGACACTCCTCGCT CTAGCGATTTGTATGGTGATGCAGCGAGGTATCCTCTTACAGAGGGCGGTGACATTTGTGCCATGGAGGACGTCCTGGCTGAATATATTCGCATTTGTCAACATGCAGCGGTGACTTTTCTGGTTTTGCCGCAAGAAAAG GTGTCTGCGGAGGCACGATGGATTGAGATGAGTGACATTGGAAAAGGGATCGTGGAACTCATTGAGCAGCACGCTGTTGAAAAGCTTGTAATGGGAGGTGCAGCAGATGAGCACTACACTGA GGGAATGACGGGACTTAAATCTTCAAAAGCCAAGTTTGTAGACCAACACGCTCATCCTTCCTGTAATATTTGGTTTATCTGCAATGGACACCGAATTTACTTTAG GGAGGGTGATCTTAGCACCATAGATATGGATATCACATCGTCCAGGCAGCCAGCAAGATCTGGAACAGTACAGTCATACCCAAGGAGTCTGGTAGCTTCAGCTCATTCGGTGTCCTCCTCTAGTGAAATAGAAGATGATCTATGTTTGATTCGGTATAAGAGAGGTGAGGGAAGTTCACATCCATCAACCTCAAATCCAATATGTTCATATGAGGAGGATCGCCAGCCTGCTCTGCTTCTG GAAGGAAATGGTAATGGTGATCTCTATGAACAACTCGAAAGAGCAATGATGGAGGTTGTAAATGCAAAACGAGAGGCGTTTGAAGAGTTACTTCGTCGACAAAAAGCTGAAAAGAATGCCATTGAAGCTAGTCGCAGA GCTACAGTGCTTGAGAAATTATATTGTGATGATCTGCGACAAAAGAAGGAACTCCAGGAAGCATtagcaaaagaaaaggagagttTTGAAACTTTCAAGAATCAACAAACAGAAGAGCGCTCTGCTTCCAGCAATTGTAGAACGATATTAGAGGGTCAAATTGCAACTACCAATCATATGATGCAAGAGTTGCAAGACAAGATTGCCTCTACTGAGGAGCTGTTGGAGGTATGCAAGAAAGAGCGGGAAGAGTTGCAGGTGTGCCTTGAGAATGCACTCAAAGTAAATGAGGAGCTGTTGACCAGTCAACACAGAGAAGCCCCAACATCTCACAGACAACAAGGTCTCATGGAGTTCTCTTTCTCGGAAATTCAGGAAGCGACTGATAATTTTGATCCATCCTTGAAGCTCGAGGAGGGGGACTATGGCAGCATTTATAGGGGTGTCCTTCGCCACACTCCAGTGACAATAAAGATGCTGCACCCTGATAGTTCCCAGGGACCATCACGGTATCATCCGGAG GATGAAGTTGTGAGTAAGTTGAGGCACCCAAACTTGGTTGCGCTTGTTGGAGTCTGTCCTGATGCTTGGGCTCTCATCTATGAGCATCTACCAAATGGTAGCCTCGAAGACCGACTTCACAGTGAAAACAACTCTGCACCTCTATCATGGCAAAACCGTTTACGTATCTCTACTGAGATATGTTCAGCACTCATTTTCCTCCACTCCTGCTACCCTGATAGGATAGTACATGGTGATTTGAAACCCAAAAATATTCTTCTTGATGCTAACTTAGTCAGCAAGCTGAAGGACCTCCGCATTCAAGACCAAAATCCAAGCCGCACATCCTCAGAGAATGTAAACAACTCATCAGGGGAATTTTCTGTTGAGTCAGATGTTTACTCATATGGAATCATTCTCTTACAACTACTGACTGGGAGATCAGACCCAGACTTAGCAGCAGAGCTACATAATGCTCTTAATGAAGGGAATATAAATGACATGTTGGACCAAACAGCAGGCGACTGGCCTTTTCTGGAAACCACTCAATTGGCTCACTTGGCGTTGAGTTGTTGTGAGATGGATCGTGACAACCGACCAGACCTCAAGTCAGAGGTTTGGACTGTATTGGAATCAATAAGAGCCTGTTGTGAAATCCCTGCCACCTCTCCTAGTCATAGTGATCCCAATGAAACTACCGAACCCCCATCGTATCTTATTTGCCCCATCTATAAG GAAATTATGGAAGATCCTCATGTGGCGGCAGATGGTTTTACTTATGAAGAATCCGCAATTAGTGGATGGATAAACGGTGGGCACGATACTTCGCCCATGACAAACCTTCAGCTTCCGAATGGCCACCTCATCCCGAATCGGACTCTCCGAACAGCCATTCAAGAATGGTTGCAAAACCATcaatga
- the LOC116192564 gene encoding U-box domain-containing protein 33-like isoform X6, translating into MEDVLAEYIRICQHAAVTFLVLPQEKVSAEARWIEMSDIGKGIVELIEQHAVEKLVMGGAADEHYTEGMTGLKSSKAKFVDQHAHPSCNIWFICNGHRIYFREGDLSTIDMDITSSRQPARSGTVQSYPRSLVASAHSVSSSSEIEDDLCLIRYKRGEGSSHPSTSNPICSYEEDRQPALLLEGNGNGDLYEQLERAMMEVVNAKREAFEELLRRQKAEKNAIEASRRATVLEKLYCDDLRQKKELQEALAKEKESFETFKNQQTEERSASSNCRTILEGQIATTNHMMQELQDKIASTEELLEVCKKEREELQVCLENALKVNEELLTSQHREAPTSHRQQGLMEFSFSEIQEATDNFDPSLKLEEGDYGSIYRGVLRHTPVTIKMLHPDSSQGPSRYHPEDEVVSKLRHPNLVALVGVCPDAWALIYEHLPNGSLEDRLHSENNSAPLSWQNRLRISTEICSALIFLHSCYPDRIVHGDLKPKNILLDANLVSKLKDLRIQDQNPSRTSSENVNNSSGEFSVESDVYSYGIILLQLLTGRSDPDLAAELHNALNEGNINDMLDQTAGDWPFLETTQLAHLALSCCEMDRDNRPDLKSEVWTVLESIRACCEIPATSPSHSDPNETTEPPSYLICPIYKEIMEDPHVAADGFTYEESAISGWINGGHDTSPMTNLQLPNGHLIPNRTLRTAIQEWLQNHQ; encoded by the exons ATGGAGGACGTCCTGGCTGAATATATTCGCATTTGTCAACATGCAGCGGTGACTTTTCTGGTTTTGCCGCAAGAAAAG GTGTCTGCGGAGGCACGATGGATTGAGATGAGTGACATTGGAAAAGGGATCGTGGAACTCATTGAGCAGCACGCTGTTGAAAAGCTTGTAATGGGAGGTGCAGCAGATGAGCACTACACTGA GGGAATGACGGGACTTAAATCTTCAAAAGCCAAGTTTGTAGACCAACACGCTCATCCTTCCTGTAATATTTGGTTTATCTGCAATGGACACCGAATTTACTTTAG GGAGGGTGATCTTAGCACCATAGATATGGATATCACATCGTCCAGGCAGCCAGCAAGATCTGGAACAGTACAGTCATACCCAAGGAGTCTGGTAGCTTCAGCTCATTCGGTGTCCTCCTCTAGTGAAATAGAAGATGATCTATGTTTGATTCGGTATAAGAGAGGTGAGGGAAGTTCACATCCATCAACCTCAAATCCAATATGTTCATATGAGGAGGATCGCCAGCCTGCTCTGCTTCTG GAAGGAAATGGTAATGGTGATCTCTATGAACAACTCGAAAGAGCAATGATGGAGGTTGTAAATGCAAAACGAGAGGCGTTTGAAGAGTTACTTCGTCGACAAAAAGCTGAAAAGAATGCCATTGAAGCTAGTCGCAGA GCTACAGTGCTTGAGAAATTATATTGTGATGATCTGCGACAAAAGAAGGAACTCCAGGAAGCATtagcaaaagaaaaggagagttTTGAAACTTTCAAGAATCAACAAACAGAAGAGCGCTCTGCTTCCAGCAATTGTAGAACGATATTAGAGGGTCAAATTGCAACTACCAATCATATGATGCAAGAGTTGCAAGACAAGATTGCCTCTACTGAGGAGCTGTTGGAGGTATGCAAGAAAGAGCGGGAAGAGTTGCAGGTGTGCCTTGAGAATGCACTCAAAGTAAATGAGGAGCTGTTGACCAGTCAACACAGAGAAGCCCCAACATCTCACAGACAACAAGGTCTCATGGAGTTCTCTTTCTCGGAAATTCAGGAAGCGACTGATAATTTTGATCCATCCTTGAAGCTCGAGGAGGGGGACTATGGCAGCATTTATAGGGGTGTCCTTCGCCACACTCCAGTGACAATAAAGATGCTGCACCCTGATAGTTCCCAGGGACCATCACGGTATCATCCGGAG GATGAAGTTGTGAGTAAGTTGAGGCACCCAAACTTGGTTGCGCTTGTTGGAGTCTGTCCTGATGCTTGGGCTCTCATCTATGAGCATCTACCAAATGGTAGCCTCGAAGACCGACTTCACAGTGAAAACAACTCTGCACCTCTATCATGGCAAAACCGTTTACGTATCTCTACTGAGATATGTTCAGCACTCATTTTCCTCCACTCCTGCTACCCTGATAGGATAGTACATGGTGATTTGAAACCCAAAAATATTCTTCTTGATGCTAACTTAGTCAGCAAGCTGAAGGACCTCCGCATTCAAGACCAAAATCCAAGCCGCACATCCTCAGAGAATGTAAACAACTCATCAGGGGAATTTTCTGTTGAGTCAGATGTTTACTCATATGGAATCATTCTCTTACAACTACTGACTGGGAGATCAGACCCAGACTTAGCAGCAGAGCTACATAATGCTCTTAATGAAGGGAATATAAATGACATGTTGGACCAAACAGCAGGCGACTGGCCTTTTCTGGAAACCACTCAATTGGCTCACTTGGCGTTGAGTTGTTGTGAGATGGATCGTGACAACCGACCAGACCTCAAGTCAGAGGTTTGGACTGTATTGGAATCAATAAGAGCCTGTTGTGAAATCCCTGCCACCTCTCCTAGTCATAGTGATCCCAATGAAACTACCGAACCCCCATCGTATCTTATTTGCCCCATCTATAAG GAAATTATGGAAGATCCTCATGTGGCGGCAGATGGTTTTACTTATGAAGAATCCGCAATTAGTGGATGGATAAACGGTGGGCACGATACTTCGCCCATGACAAACCTTCAGCTTCCGAATGGCCACCTCATCCCGAATCGGACTCTCCGAACAGCCATTCAAGAATGGTTGCAAAACCATcaatga